CGCGTCCCGGCGGATCGGGGAAGGGCTTCCCGCGCCCGGCAGCAATGTGCCGGGCGACGACCAGGGCCGCCAGCGCATCGAGCAGATCGTCGGCCGGAATCCCCGCCTCAACCAGCAGACCGCATCGTTCCGCCAGTCCCGATGGATTGATCACGCCCTTGATCTTCTTGGGGTGGGAGAGTGGCGCGCCCTTCATCGTGCGGAACGCCAGCTCGGGATGGACCTCGAAGACACGCTCGCACAGCGCGGCTTCGGAGCGCAGCAGCCCGTCGATCTCGCGGATCTTCGGGAAGAGGTGAAACCCCTGCTTCGAGACCTTGCGCGGCGGTTCGGAAGCCGCGAGCGCGAGCCTGCAGGCTTCGGCATAGTCCAACGCGGCCACGGCAGCGCGCGCCGGAATCGCGAAGACGGAGGATTGCCGCTCACCGAGCAACGGCCGCACCAGCCGCTCCGGCCCGCGACCGGAGCCCGTCACCCGATCCGGCAAGCCGATCGGCATGTCGACCGCCACGATGTCGGGCAGGATTTCGCCCGAGAACAGATCCCCGAAACGAGAAAGGACCCGCGCCACCGGGGCGTGGTCCGGCTTCTGCGTATCGGTGAAAGCCGCGATCCAGCCGCCACGGCAGCCATCGACGCCTGCCACCCACGCCATCCCTGTTCTCCTCCGCCTTTCGCAGCGCTGGCATTGCATCTGCGTTGGTCTACTGTGCAGCGCAGCACAGCCGGCCGTGTCAGGAGAGACAATGACCACGATCCGCCCCCGCCGCAGCGCCCTCTATATGCCAGGCTCGAACGCGCGTGCGCTCGAAAAGGCGCGCGACATCGCGGCCGACGTCCTGATTCTCGATCTGGAGGACGCCGTCGCTCCAGATGCCAAGGCCGCTGCGCGCGAGCAGGTCTGTGCCGCGGTGAAGGCCGGCGGCTATGGCCGGCGCGAGCTGGTGATCCGCGTCAACGGCGTCGGGACGCCCTGGTTCGCCGATGATCTCGCAGCCGCCACGGAAGCGAAGCCCGATGCGATCCTGATCCCCAAGGTTTCCGCGCCCGAGACCCTGGGGGAGATCGGGGCACAGCTGACCGGCCTATGGGCCGACCCCGCGATCGCGATCTGGGCGATGATCGAGACGCCGCTCGCCATCCTCGATGTCGAGCGCATCGCACGCGTCGCAAGCGATCCGGCGACGCGCCTGTCCTGCTTCGTCATGGGCACCAACGATCTCGCCAAGGAGACACGTGCCCGCTTCGTGCCGGGCCGGGCGCCGATGCTGCCCTGGCTGACGAGCGCCCTGCTGGCCGCCCGCGCCCATGGCATCGACATCCTCGACGGCGTCTACAACGACATCAAGGACGAGGTTGGCTTCCGGGCCGAATGCGAGCAGGGGCGCGACCTCGGCTTCGACGGCAGGACGCTGATCCACCCGTCGCAGGTCGACGTCGCCAACGCGGTCTTCGCGCCCGACGAGACGGAGCTGGCGCGGGCGCGGGCCGTCATCGCCGCCTTCGACCTGCCGGATAATGCCGGCAAGGGCGCGATCCAGCTCGACGGCCGCATGGTCGAGCTGCTGCATGCCGAGATGGCGCGCCGCACGGTGGCGCTGGCCGAGGCGATCGCGGCCTGACCAGCGTCGTCATTCTCGGGCCGCGCCTTGCGCGGACCCGAGAATCTCATGACGAGAGGGCGCTGGTAGCCGAGATACTCGGGTAAGCCCGAGCATGACGAACCTTTCCGTCCGGCTCAGGCCTTCGCAGCCTTGGCCCGCTCGATCGCCTCGACGATCAGCTTCTTGGCCATGACGGCATCGCCCCAACCCTTGAGCTTCACCCATTTGCCGGGCTCGAGATCCTTGTAGTGCTCGAAGAAGTGCTGGATCTGGTCGAGGGTGATCTGCGGCAGATCGGTGTAGTTGTGGACGTTCTCGTAGCGCTTGGTCAGCTTCGGCACGGGAACGGCGATGATCTTCTCGTCGCCGCCGCCCTCGTCTTCCATCAGCATCACGCCGATCGGCCGGACCGCGATATAGGAGCCCGGCACCAGCGGGCGCGTATTGGCCACGAGCACGTCGCAGGGGTCGCCATCCTCCGACAAGGTGTGCGGGATGAAGCCGTAGTTTCCGGGATAGCGCATCGGCGTATAGAGGAAGCGATCGACGAAGAGCGTGCCGGCTTCCTTGTCCATCTCGTACTTGATCGGCTCGCCTCCGATCGCCACTTCGATCAGGACATTGACTTCGTCAGGCGGATTCTTGCCGATGGAGATGGCGTCGATGCGCATGGGGAACCTGTCGTTGCGAAATTTGCCGGGCCTTATGCAAGTTCGGTGCGAAAAGTCCAACCCCTTCCTTGGTTTTCAGTTTCGCAATGATTTGCGCTGGGGGAGTCACGCTGGTATCGGGCGCTGCATGAAATCGACCGAAGCCCTCCCATGCTGACCCGGCTGCGCTCCGACGAAGAGCGCTATGCCCGCCGCATGGCACGCATCGCACGCTGGGACCGGCCGATCGAGGGCCGCGGCCAGCGCCTGCGCGCCTGGGCCAACATGCTGCTCGTCGACCACGGCATCTTCCGCATTGCCTATCTCAACGCGCATCGCGTGACGCCGGGCCTGTGGCGCTCGGCGCAGCCTGCTCCGCATCAGATTGCCCGCTTCGCCCGCCAGGGCCTCAAGACGATCGTCAACCTGCGCGGCGGCCGCGAGCACGGCTCGTGGCCCCTGCAGAAGGAAGCCAGCGAGCAGCACGGCATCGCGCTCGTCGATTTCGTGCTGCGCTCGCGCGGCGCGCCCGACCGCGAGACCATCCTGAGCGCGAAAAGCTTCTTCGAGAACCTGCAGGAGCCGGCGCTCGTGCACTGCAAGTCGGGCGCGGACCGGGCCGGCTTCTTTTCTGCGCTCTATCTGCTGATCCACGAAAAACGGCCGCTGGATGAAGCCACGCGCCAGCTTGCGCTGCGCTACGGCCATTTCCGCTTCGCCAAGACCGGAATCCTGGATGCGTTCTTCGATGCTTATCGCCGGGAAGGCGACGCGAAGGGTATCGGCTTCCTGACCTGGGTCGAAACGATCTACGATCCCGCAAGGCTCGAGCGCGAATTCAAGCCGAGCCTGTTTTCGTCGATGATTGCTGACCGGCTGCTTCGCCGGGAGTAGGCCGGCCAGCTGTCAGCGGTGGAGGCGGCTTCCTTCAGCGAGCCGCGCTCCCAGCGGCGAAGCCGTCCATCGTCGTCGTCTCGTCCTCTCCGAGATGCAGCCAGATGAAGAGGGTGTGCGCTAGGGCGCGCAGCATCGAGATCGCGCCGATCGCCTGCAGCAGTCCGGCGGAGAGGGAGCCGAACCAGATCATGGTCGCTATGATCGCGGCCAGCGCCGCCGCATTGACCAGCACCTGCCAGAATGGCTGGCGCGACAACGTGGCCATGTCCTGAAGCGGCGTCAGAATGGCGATGCCGGCATAGAAGGGCGCGAGAAGCGCGATCACCGTGCCGAGCTGCTCCCAATGAGTCCCTTCAAGGAAAGTCTCGATCACATCGGCGGCAACGGCAATCGCCCCGAACAGCGCAGCCGCAACGGCGATCAGCCCCAGCGCCATGATCCGCGCCGCGAAGCGTCGGCGCGATCCGGCATAGGAACGGAGCCGGTTCAAGGCGATGGGTGTCGAGACCGTGCCGAACATCTGCGCGGGCATATCGAGGAGCCGCATCGACAGTGCGACATGGGCGGCCAGCAGCGTGTTCGCGGCGTAGGGCAGCGCCAGCACCGGCGCGATCGCGAAACCATAGGCGAGCAAGGCGCTCGGCAGCAGCGTCACGGGCACGGCGCGCCAGCGGTAAGCCCCCTCGAACAGGCTGCGCCGTGACCAGAGCCGCGGTTCGACAAGCGCGGAGACCGCGCCCCGCCGCCGCCACAGCAGATAGCCGGCCGCGAGCATATGGCCCAGCGCGTCGGCCATGAACAGGGCGAGAGCCTTCGGCCCGAAGAGGCCGATCAGGATCAGCATGATCGCGGGCTGGAGCATCGCCTGCACGACGTTGCTGTTGCCGATCGCGCGGAAATCCCCTTCAGCCGTCGCCTCGGTCCAGAGCAATCTGAGGACAGCGCGGGCGGCCAAAGAACAGAGAAAGAGCACGGCGACAGCCGGAGCGACCCAGCCGGATATGGCCAGCCCAGCCAATGCGACGGCCGTTGCGCCGCAGAATGCCAGACCGACGGCGATGGCGAGCCGGAAGGCCAGACCGAGCCGGGCGCGATCCCCATTCCGGAAGAACACGGCTTCCAGCCGCAGCAGCGCGGCCATCGAAACGAAATTCACCACGGAGGAGAAGACGGCGAAAGCGGCGAAGACGAAAGGCGGGCAGAGCGCGGCCGCGATCAGCAGGCCCCAGACCGAGATCATTCGTGCCTGGATGAAACGCAGGCCAAGGAGCACCGCGGAACCCAGGCTCGAGCGCAGCATCGGCTTGCGCGCAGCCACGAAGCGCCGCCCCGCCGCAACAGCCAGGGCGGGCCGGCTGGGCGGAAGCAGCGCCCGTTCCATCGCGACACGAGCGGCCATATCGACATCCACGACTGAGCCATCGGGCAGCCGATCGCCGACCGGACCTATATTCCCCTTCAAGGGGAGCTCAGGCGAGGCGGTCACGGGCGACGGGCCTTCTGTCGCGAAGGCTGCGCCCGAATGGTTAATGGTCCGTAAATCTCGGTCATGGTCAGCCGTGGGCGGGGCAACGGCCCCGCGGACACGGCGCATTAACTGCACCATGTCGCCTTTTTTGCGGCTCAGACGAACGTTGTCTTGAGCGCCTCGAAGCGTCCTAGCTGATCCGTCAGGAGTTCGCGCGCGGCATCGCGCCGCACGAAGATCTTGAACATCACCTCGCCGGCGCCGTTGAAGAACTGCACCGAGCAAGCGCGCCGGCCCTGCGCCGTGCTGCGGTCCACGAGGTAGATCGCACGGCAGTTCTCGGCCTTGATGTGACCGCCGATCGGGCTGTCGCCATGGATGTTGTAATAGCCGTGCCCGAAGCTGCCGACCGGCAGCGAGCCTTCGCATTCCAGCACGATGTCGGGCGTGTGCATCAGGAAGAGCACGGTGCCCCAGGCCGCGAGATCCTTCCAGACATCCTCGAAGCGCTCGGGCGCCACGAAGAGCCGCTGTTCCGCTGGCAGGAGCTCGAGCACCGCACGCGTCGAGACGTTCGCCTCGCGCGCCACGGCCTCGATCAGGCCGTCGGGCTTGGCGGCGAGCAGCGCGCGGGCGCGCTCGATCGGGTCGCGGGTCGCGATATCGGCAGTCGTCATGGTCACTGCCTCACTCGGCCGCCTGGCGGGGCAGGTGCGGATTGGTTTCGCTCAGCACCGTCTCGAACCCCTCGAATTCGGGATGGCCGAGGTAGATCGGCGTCGGGCGCGGCTGCCCGGCGTTCCGGTGGGACTCGCGAAACTGCTCAGACTTGGTCCAGGCGGTGAAGTCGTCCTTCGAGGCCCAGCTCGTATGCGACGAATAGAGCGTGTGATCGTCCTTTTCCGGACCCTTCAGCAGGTGGAAGGAGAGGAAGCCGGGCATTTCGTCGAGCCGGCTCTTGCGCGAAGACCAGACCGTTTCGAAGGCGGCTTCCTCGCCCTTGACGACCTTGAAGCGATTCATGGCGATGAACATCGACAAATCCTGCAGTGAAACGCCGCGAGGCGGCTGAAACGAATGGTGCCGCGACGCGGCCGGTCATCGCCGGTTCCGGATGAGCGCCTTGCAAAGCGTTGTATCCGAAGGAGCGCACGCCGGAGGCGGCCGCACGGCAATGCGTCGCGACCGAAGCCGGCCGCGCTCAGGCGCTGCCCTTGACCCCTTGTAGTAAAGGCGAATATCACCGTCAACAATATGCACGAGTAATTCTTGTTTTGAATAATTAAAAACAGGAATTACTTGGCGTCGAATCCTTCTAATCACAACCGATCTTAGACGATCGGGCCGATCTGCGGTGGCCGCGGCCCATCGCCTGCGCCCGAATAGGAGTGGCAACATGTCTGGCTCGCGCGACCAAACGGCATATTCCGGCCTCATGCGGCCGAACCGGCGCGAACTGACCGCCACGGCTCTGGCATTGCTCGGCCTCGGCGGGCTTGCTCCCCTCGCCCCCGCTTCGGCCCAGACATCCGAGCGCATCGTCGTCGCCGGCGGCGTCATCACCGAGGTCATCTATGCGCTTGGCCTGCAGGGCCGGGTCGTCGGCGTCGATTCGACGAGTCAGTTTCCGGCCGATGCCCTGAAGGACAAGGCCAATATCGGCTATGTCCGGGCTCTCTCGGCCGAGGGCGTTCTGTCACTCAAGCCGACGCTCGTCATGCTGATCGACGGCGCCGGCCCGCCGGACGCAGTCTCCCTGCTCAACGAATCCGGCGTTAAGCTCGCCCGCATCTCCGACGGGCTGACGCCGGACGGCGTCGTCACCAAGATCGCGGCGATCGGTGCAGCCATCGGCGCCGCCGCCCCGGCGGAGCGCCTCGCGGCGCAGACGCGGGCGCGCTTCGACGAGCTGGCGGCCCTGCGCTCCGGCATCACCAAGA
Above is a genomic segment from Bosea sp. NBC_00550 containing:
- a CDS encoding HpcH/HpaI aldolase/citrate lyase family protein, which translates into the protein MTTIRPRRSALYMPGSNARALEKARDIAADVLILDLEDAVAPDAKAAAREQVCAAVKAGGYGRRELVIRVNGVGTPWFADDLAAATEAKPDAILIPKVSAPETLGEIGAQLTGLWADPAIAIWAMIETPLAILDVERIARVASDPATRLSCFVMGTNDLAKETRARFVPGRAPMLPWLTSALLAARAHGIDILDGVYNDIKDEVGFRAECEQGRDLGFDGRTLIHPSQVDVANAVFAPDETELARARAVIAAFDLPDNAGKGAIQLDGRMVELLHAEMARRTVALAEAIAA
- the ppa gene encoding inorganic diphosphatase — protein: MRIDAISIGKNPPDEVNVLIEVAIGGEPIKYEMDKEAGTLFVDRFLYTPMRYPGNYGFIPHTLSEDGDPCDVLVANTRPLVPGSYIAVRPIGVMLMEDEGGGDEKIIAVPVPKLTKRYENVHNYTDLPQITLDQIQHFFEHYKDLEPGKWVKLKGWGDAVMAKKLIVEAIERAKAAKA
- a CDS encoding fused DSP-PTPase phosphatase/NAD kinase-like protein, translated to MLTRLRSDEERYARRMARIARWDRPIEGRGQRLRAWANMLLVDHGIFRIAYLNAHRVTPGLWRSAQPAPHQIARFARQGLKTIVNLRGGREHGSWPLQKEASEQHGIALVDFVLRSRGAPDRETILSAKSFFENLQEPALVHCKSGADRAGFFSALYLLIHEKRPLDEATRQLALRYGHFRFAKTGILDAFFDAYRREGDAKGIGFLTWVETIYDPARLEREFKPSLFSSMIADRLLRRE
- the hutX gene encoding heme utilization cystosolic carrier protein HutX; translation: MTTADIATRDPIERARALLAAKPDGLIEAVAREANVSTRAVLELLPAEQRLFVAPERFEDVWKDLAAWGTVLFLMHTPDIVLECEGSLPVGSFGHGYYNIHGDSPIGGHIKAENCRAIYLVDRSTAQGRRACSVQFFNGAGEVMFKIFVRRDAARELLTDQLGRFEALKTTFV
- a CDS encoding antibiotic biosynthesis monooxygenase family protein, whose translation is MFIAMNRFKVVKGEEAAFETVWSSRKSRLDEMPGFLSFHLLKGPEKDDHTLYSSHTSWASKDDFTAWTKSEQFRESHRNAGQPRPTPIYLGHPEFEGFETVLSETNPHLPRQAAE
- a CDS encoding heme/hemin ABC transporter substrate-binding protein, with protein sequence MSGSRDQTAYSGLMRPNRRELTATALALLGLGGLAPLAPASAQTSERIVVAGGVITEVIYALGLQGRVVGVDSTSQFPADALKDKANIGYVRALSAEGVLSLKPTLVMLIDGAGPPDAVSLLNESGVKLARISDGLTPDGVVTKIAAIGAAIGAAAPAERLAAQTRARFDELAALRSGITKKRRVLFVLSLQNGRALVGGRNSSADGIIALAGGINVADAIEGYKPMTDEAIAAAAPEMVLMMRNSSAHNTTPEELFAMPSFSQTPAANGRRLVHMDGLYLLGFGPRTPMAARDLMAAIYPEAAIPALKTAAAP